A genomic region of Aeropyrum pernix K1 contains the following coding sequences:
- a CDS encoding DNA repair exonuclease, which translates to MPKVLHVADVHLGARPYGLEERRDDIFRSFEFVVETALKDRPDAVLIAGDLFDKPKLPLRDVKQAVELVRALTDAGIPVLAAHGEHDTPSVRDETLLSLMEASLDGFKAPLYRSGMRPGDFVVDLGSLKVAVVPFFKVPLEERRRLTLRFLREFDQISRTSSGTLVLLAHMSLDAEMQFDAVASPSDLPSGAKYAALGHLHAPRIRLDAPTPYAYPGVLDPLKVEEINTPGSPLYVDLSGDAPIIEKVKVPRRPQYRIEVDIGDGGSIYNAVNRGLRRVLANVRASREDWLKPLIHVIIKSDKPISKARVIAEARKAAGGADVLLKIHWKIVAGGEHAGTSPGLQGEGPLDLAKIAAEYYKIPLNAASTILHDLAEAAAEKDELRVREILETLATTVSQDTWKRILYMR; encoded by the coding sequence ATGCCGAAGGTCCTCCATGTTGCTGATGTTCATCTCGGGGCTAGGCCGTATGGGCTTGAGGAGCGTCGAGACGACATCTTCAGATCTTTCGAGTTTGTTGTTGAAACTGCTTTAAAAGATAGGCCTGATGCTGTTCTCATAGCTGGCGATCTTTTCGATAAGCCCAAGCTTCCATTGAGAGACGTTAAGCAGGCCGTGGAGCTCGTGAGGGCGTTGACCGACGCTGGCATACCTGTTCTGGCCGCTCACGGGGAGCATGATACCCCTTCTGTTAGGGATGAGACCCTGCTATCCCTAATGGAGGCGAGTCTCGACGGTTTTAAGGCGCCTCTCTATAGGTCTGGAATGCGTCCGGGGGATTTTGTAGTTGACCTGGGTAGTTTGAAAGTTGCTGTGGTCCCCTTCTTCAAGGTCCCTCTCGAGGAGAGACGGAGGCTCACGCTCAGGTTTCTGAGGGAGTTCGACCAGATCTCGAGGACCTCTAGCGGGACGCTCGTCCTACTGGCTCACATGTCCCTTGACGCTGAAATGCAGTTTGACGCGGTGGCCTCACCCAGCGACCTGCCCTCGGGAGCTAAGTATGCTGCCCTAGGTCATCTACATGCACCGCGGATAAGGCTTGATGCACCCACTCCCTATGCCTACCCAGGTGTCTTGGACCCGTTGAAGGTTGAGGAGATAAACACGCCCGGGAGCCCCCTTTACGTTGACCTTAGCGGGGACGCTCCTATCATTGAGAAGGTTAAGGTTCCCCGGAGGCCCCAGTACAGGATCGAGGTTGACATTGGGGATGGGGGGAGCATCTATAACGCTGTGAACAGAGGTTTAAGGAGAGTCTTGGCCAATGTTAGAGCCAGTAGGGAAGACTGGCTCAAACCTCTAATTCACGTGATAATAAAATCCGATAAGCCCATTAGCAAAGCAAGGGTTATAGCAGAGGCAAGAAAGGCTGCTGGAGGGGCTGATGTTTTGCTGAAGATTCACTGGAAGATTGTCGCCGGGGGCGAGCACGCTGGCACCTCTCCTGGCCTCCAAGGTGAGGGTCCCCTGGACCTTGCAAAGATTGCTGCGGAGTATTACAAGATACCTCTCAACGCAGCCAGCACTATATTGCATGATTTGGCTGAGGCGGCCGCCGAGAAGGACGAGTTGAGGGTGAGGGAGATCCTGGAAACACTCGCCACCACCGTCAGCCAAGACACGTGGAAGAGGATACTCTACATGAGGTGA
- a CDS encoding threonyl-tRNA synthetase editing domain-containing protein produces the protein MRLLYLHADRFEYKTVKPALKNPPDPPGEASFGEALVVFTTVEDGDGPQTVMYAASDIASHSSRLKVTTVILYPYAHLSSRLAKPMAAHKRLIELEGALRTKFPGHVHRAPFGWYKSFSIACKGHPLAELSRSFTEAGALQPWPAVEDYKTGLSGEVLARAGLLGGGSLSPASWALEVHRRLAEEVVGPAESVGFGESLSEAYQACISSSVTTLLMGPYPPSIVFGPLEDDPVEAVSRVLGLISPQLEGVKPLLSGGEGALKASSPDGAELPVAFLKEGRVCLGPTLSFFKLAVSMLVEKARKEGLTPYLNPTLTPVQSAVIPVDSESEGYAQRIAEDLAASGVRVSIVRGSGLGRRVREAGRSWASLVIVVGKREEETGTVVVRRRWEPGKQEVLTLDELSSEAKKLASGSRGSLYSTTL, from the coding sequence TTGAGGCTTCTATACCTCCACGCAGACAGATTCGAGTACAAGACCGTGAAGCCCGCCCTCAAGAACCCGCCAGACCCTCCCGGCGAAGCCTCGTTCGGGGAGGCTCTAGTCGTTTTCACAACGGTGGAGGATGGCGACGGCCCTCAAACCGTAATGTACGCCGCTTCAGACATAGCCTCCCACTCCTCTAGGCTGAAGGTCACCACAGTAATCCTATACCCCTACGCACACCTCTCAAGCAGGTTAGCAAAGCCTATGGCAGCCCATAAGAGGCTTATAGAGTTAGAGGGAGCCCTGAGGACGAAGTTTCCAGGGCATGTTCACAGGGCCCCCTTCGGCTGGTACAAGTCATTCAGCATAGCCTGCAAGGGGCACCCACTAGCCGAACTCTCTAGGAGCTTCACCGAGGCCGGAGCCCTGCAGCCGTGGCCTGCAGTGGAGGATTATAAGACCGGCCTCTCTGGCGAGGTCCTCGCTCGAGCCGGCCTCTTGGGCGGCGGCAGCTTATCACCAGCCTCTTGGGCTCTGGAGGTTCATAGGCGTTTGGCGGAGGAGGTTGTCGGGCCTGCTGAGAGCGTCGGCTTCGGCGAGAGTCTTAGCGAGGCGTACCAGGCCTGCATTTCATCCTCTGTAACAACACTATTGATGGGGCCATACCCGCCGAGCATAGTCTTCGGTCCTCTGGAGGACGATCCTGTAGAGGCCGTGTCGAGGGTTCTGGGACTAATTTCTCCCCAGCTGGAGGGGGTTAAGCCGCTTCTCTCTGGTGGTGAGGGGGCTTTGAAAGCATCTAGTCCCGATGGCGCTGAGCTTCCTGTAGCATTTTTGAAGGAGGGAAGAGTGTGCCTGGGCCCCACTCTCTCCTTCTTCAAGCTGGCGGTCTCGATGCTTGTTGAAAAGGCTAGGAAGGAGGGTTTAACACCCTACCTCAACCCCACCCTTACACCCGTACAGTCCGCTGTGATACCTGTAGACTCTGAAAGCGAAGGTTACGCCCAGAGGATAGCTGAGGACCTTGCAGCTTCAGGTGTGAGGGTGTCCATAGTAAGGGGGAGCGGGCTGGGGAGAAGGGTGCGTGAGGCAGGTAGAAGCTGGGCTAGCCTTGTAATAGTTGTTGGGAAACGTGAAGAGGAAACCGGGACTGTCGTTGTGAGGCGCAGGTGGGAGCCTGGAAAGCAGGAAGTGTTGACCCTCGACGAGCTCTCCTCAGAGGCTAAGAAGCTAGCTTCAGGCAGCCGGGGGAGCCTGTACTCAACAACACTTTAG
- the fen gene encoding flap endonuclease-1 → MGVNLRELIPPEARREVELRALSGYVLALDAYNMLYQFLTAIRQPDGTPLLDREGRVTSHLSGLFYRTINLVEEGIKPVYVFDGKPPEMKSREVEERLRRKAEAEARYRRAVEAGEVEEARKYAMMAARLTSDMVEESKELLDAMGMPWVQAPAEGEAQAAYMARKGDAWATGSQDYDSLLFGSPRLVRNLAITGRRKLPGRDQYVEIKPEIIELEPLLSKLGITREQLIAVGILLGTDYNPGGVRGYGPKTALRLVKSLGDPMKVLASVPRGEYDPDYLRKVYEYFLNPPVTDDYKIEFRKPDQDKVREILVERHDFNPERVERALERLGKAYREKLRGRQSRLDMWFG, encoded by the coding sequence TTGGGAGTCAACCTTAGGGAGTTGATTCCTCCCGAGGCTAGGAGGGAGGTGGAGCTTAGGGCTCTCTCGGGGTATGTTCTAGCGCTTGACGCGTATAACATGCTCTACCAGTTCCTCACCGCCATCAGGCAGCCCGACGGCACTCCCCTTTTGGATAGGGAGGGCAGGGTTACAAGCCACCTCAGCGGCCTGTTCTACAGGACCATTAACCTGGTGGAGGAGGGTATTAAGCCCGTCTACGTCTTCGACGGGAAGCCTCCTGAAATGAAGAGCCGGGAGGTTGAAGAGAGGCTTAGGAGGAAGGCGGAGGCTGAGGCGAGGTATAGGAGGGCTGTCGAGGCGGGAGAGGTTGAGGAGGCTAGGAAGTACGCTATGATGGCTGCGAGGCTTACGAGCGACATGGTGGAGGAGTCGAAGGAGCTGCTGGATGCTATGGGGATGCCCTGGGTTCAGGCGCCTGCCGAGGGTGAGGCTCAGGCAGCCTATATGGCTAGGAAGGGTGATGCATGGGCGACGGGGAGCCAGGACTACGATAGCCTCCTGTTCGGCTCGCCTAGGCTTGTGAGAAACCTAGCCATAACAGGTCGTAGGAAGCTCCCGGGTAGGGATCAGTATGTCGAGATAAAGCCGGAGATCATAGAGCTCGAGCCTCTGCTCAGCAAGCTGGGGATAACAAGGGAGCAGTTGATAGCGGTGGGTATCCTCCTCGGCACGGACTACAACCCCGGCGGTGTGAGGGGTTATGGGCCTAAGACAGCCCTAAGGCTTGTTAAGAGCCTGGGAGACCCGATGAAGGTGTTGGCTTCCGTCCCACGGGGGGAATATGACCCGGATTATCTTAGAAAGGTGTACGAGTACTTCTTGAACCCCCCCGTCACAGACGACTACAAGATTGAGTTTAGGAAGCCGGATCAGGACAAGGTTAGGGAGATTCTTGTAGAGAGGCACGACTTCAATCCCGAGAGGGTGGAGAGGGCCCTCGAGAGGCTGGGGAAGGCTTACAGGGAGAAGCTCAGGGGCAGGCAGTCGAGGCTCGACATGTGGTTCGGATAG
- a CDS encoding 50S ribosomal protein L40e translates to MPITDPELVAIFEKRVLNKKVCRRCGALNPMSATKCRRCRSKNLRPKKKK, encoded by the coding sequence ATGCCTATAACAGACCCAGAGCTCGTGGCGATATTCGAGAAGAGAGTTTTGAATAAGAAGGTGTGCAGGAGGTGCGGAGCTCTAAATCCAATGTCGGCTACCAAGTGTAGACGCTGCAGGAGCAAGAATCTTAGGCCCAAGAAGAAGAAGTAG
- a CDS encoding ASCH domain-containing protein, translated as MSNGEKRRRVQYLGRHIMIKGVYADKLLEGRKTTTIRLGIVKPRYREVIIHGHGRPLAKAEIVDVHVKKVSELTLEDARRDGFRSVRELIESLERVYGYKLDPEDAVTIIHLRVKQRFDNLDLSDPYLGLEPADIARLGLRYLGDSLSDEEKRVLEDLTRTNSIRATAVRLYGSIERRGRVRRVLRRVLQELLRRGLIKGEK; from the coding sequence ATGAGCAACGGTGAAAAACGCCGTAGAGTCCAGTACCTGGGGAGGCATATCATGATAAAGGGAGTCTATGCTGACAAGCTGCTGGAAGGAAGGAAGACCACTACGATAAGGCTTGGCATAGTTAAGCCCAGGTACAGGGAGGTGATAATCCACGGCCACGGAAGGCCGCTGGCTAAGGCAGAAATCGTCGACGTACACGTCAAGAAGGTTTCAGAGCTGACTCTGGAAGACGCTAGGCGAGACGGGTTCAGGAGCGTCAGAGAGCTCATAGAAAGTCTCGAGAGGGTTTATGGGTATAAACTGGATCCTGAAGATGCTGTGACGATAATACATCTCAGGGTTAAACAAAGGTTCGACAACCTAGACCTAAGCGACCCCTATCTAGGGCTGGAGCCGGCAGACATAGCCAGGCTAGGCCTGCGATACCTTGGAGACTCTCTTAGCGATGAGGAGAAGAGAGTATTAGAGGACCTCACAAGAACAAACAGCATAAGAGCTACAGCAGTAAGGCTCTATGGAAGCATTGAGAGGAGGGGAAGGGTGAGGAGGGTTTTGAGGAGAGTTCTGCAGGAGCTGTTGCGAAGAGGCCTCATAAAGGGGGAGAAGTGA